aaacatgATACAGATCTGAGGGAGAGATTCTCATGATTATTGTTTAAACGTTACTGCTAGTTACTAGGGCTATAgtaattattgaatgaatgggaATGAGTGATCCAAGCATTTACTGAATAACTTCTAGAACCAGACTTTGTGCCAGTTGCCTggggaaacaaaattgagtcaaaTGTGGTCCCTGCCTTCGAGGAGCTCTCAGAAGTTAGCCCTGGAATCATCCAGAGAGTTTAACAAAATGCCAGTGCCCAGGTCCCACCCTACACCCTTTGCGTCAGAATCTCCAAGACGAGGTACagatttctgtgtttttaatattCCTCCTCAGGTGATTTGGTTGTGTATCCAGGGTTAAGGAGTATTGTTGTTATAAAGGTGTCAAAATTACCCCAGGAGCACCGACTGATCTCAGGTCTCTTTCCGTGCCCTGCATTTGGCCTTGGAGCAGCACAAGGCTTTCCCCTTTAAGAACAGCCCTAACTCTGCAAAAGCCCCCACTGTGCACTCCCCACAATCCTAGGAGGGGGGAATCCGTTACTACTGCCATTTATAGAAGAAGCTGGCTTGGAGATATTGAGTGTCTTGCCCAGCTACTGAGTGGcagaactggaatttgaacccagcttGTGTGACTCCAGAGCCAGAGATCCTGACTTCTGAGATACACCACCAGCCCATGCCCTGTTTGCTGGCCAGGGCCAAGGAGTGGTCATCAGGGACAGTTGCCAGTTTTTCAGCAGCTTTGGGTTCTCAGAGGACCCTAAAGGATGCATTTTGCTGTCCCAAAGGGTGGACAGCCAAGGCCCCTAGATGACTCCTCTCTAGGTTTCCTTTGGGAGGGCAGGGCCCACCCCCTCCAGAGACCACCCCCAGACCAGCTCCTCACCTGTTTGCCTGGATGTTCCTTCTCAAGAAGACAATGCTTATCACGACCACCACGGCCACCAGGACAAACATGGAACTATTCCAAGGAGTTGCTGGGGAGGGACACACAGGACAGAGCCTTGAGGAGAGGCTGGGTGCCCTTCAGGCCCCTAACAGACCAGCTCACAGCATCAACCTTCCTGTGCTGTGGGCCAGGTATTGTGGGGAGACTCTAAGCTGAAAATGAGCCCCCTGCCCTGCGGGAACTCCCAGTCCAGTGTCGGCGGGAGAGGGAGATAAGATCTCTGCTCTGAAGAAGCTCTCATCTACCTGGGGCAGACAGCACTGCAGCTGGGTAATGATGGTGGGCAAAGGAGGAGTGTGGGTGAAGATAAACTTCACAGTCTTCAGAGTTTTGCTAGGGGCTAGCCAAGTGCAGTacaagggaaaaaggaaggaaaggagggagggagggaaggagggagggaggaaagaaagaaggggtgGCAGTTAAATTGGATTCGACCCACTGCCCACAGACAATACGTAAAGTGGCTAATCTGAATTTGGATAATCAAGATTGGTCCACACTGTACCCAAGTGAGGCAGGATCTAGCTTCAGAgcttttgcatttgctgttccctctaccaGGAATGTTCTTCCCCCACATAATCTGCATGGCTAATTCCTTCACCTCCTGCAAGCTTTATTCAAACACCGCCTTCTTAGGGAGGCCTTCCTTGACCACATTATGTTCCCTGCAGCACACTTCCTATTCCCTTTCTCCGCTTAAGTTTTCTCCGTATTATGCATCACCAGCACACTATGCATTTTAGTCATTTGTTGATTTTCCGTCTCTTTCACTAGAAGGTATGCTTCATGAGGGcggagatttttgttttttcccttctgtAACCCCAGtgctgagaacagtgcctggtgcacagaaggaacttaataaatatttgtgtatgaCAGGATGGATGAGTAAATGAGTGGCCAGCCCTGAGAAAAGGAGGGTGCAGTTTAGCCAGACCCCTCTGGGTAGGGAGACCCCTCAGCCTCAGTCCCTGGCTTAGAGGAAACGTGCAGTCTGCTGCAGAGGAGGGGACCATGAAGGGGGCTTCAACCAGATTCCTCTCTTTGTGTTGTGTCCACCACTTACCATCTTCTACGCGAAAAACCCAAAGCATTTCTTCCAGCAGCTCCTGAGGCACCTCGGTGCCAGGTGGGGCTCCAGTAAGCTCCTCATTGTAGCCCATGCCGCTGCTCCTGGTTGGGATATGTTTCTGACAACAAAGTCCTTAGGCCCCTTCGCCCCCAGGTGCTCTCCTGGCCTCCTAGGTTCTGGCTCTTTGCAAAGCCCCAAAGCCTGCTGGAGACAAAGCAGAGAGCATGACTAAATATCCCACCCCAGTTTACTCTCCCCTCTCTGCCCAAATCCAGCTCTCCTCAGGCCCAAAGTTACAGGACCAAAACAGCTGGAACTCCCGGAACAGGTGGGGCCTGGAGAAGCAGAGACCATAGAAGTGGGAGTCACTCAAATCTTTAGGAAAACTCATCATGTGTGGGGAAAAGCACTAACCTGGGAGTGAGGAGGACTGAGCCACTGATGGGCTGTGGGACTCTTGCAGGGGACTCCTGTTCTCCAAGAAGAAACTGatatctagaatatacaaagaattctctcaagaagaaaaagactagAATCCTAATAAATGTGTAAAGGATATAAACAGGCAGTTTACAAAATAGGAAACCCAAAAGGCTAgcaagaatatgaaaataaactctTTGCCAATaacaagaatgaaaattaaaacaaaatgaaacaccaCTTGACATCTGTTAGATTGGCATAGTTTAGAAGGTGGATAATGCCGTGTGTTGGTGGGGCTCTGGGGCTATAGCCTTATGCACTGCCAGGGTGTTTAGACTGGGGCAGCCATCTAGGGAGCAAATTAGTCAAACTAAGTGTACacatgacccagcagttctactcctgAGTGTATTTATATCTCAAAGTATCCCTGAGGATCATAAGGGGGCATGCCACACCATTTATGAAAATTCACGTATGCACACAAAACAACAACACACATTTtacaaaaacacatttttaaaaagacacattcaacacaTTAGGATAATTatcactgggggtggggagaagaaaaaggTAACAGAAATGGAGAtccaagtaaagaaataaaacaggagaagggttttgaacagaccaatcatgaaATCATGTCATCGGGCTAAGAAGACAATGAGGCaaagagagaacaagagaggCCAGAAGCCATCTCAAGTCCCCCGCTCTGATACTGCCTTCCAATCCAAAATAGCCTTTGGAGGCTCAGCCAGGAGCATCGGAAAACAAATGGATGGCAAACAGCCAAACAGATGAACAAGGTACTAATAAAAAAATTGCCATCAGAGTTTTCTCCAACTCTCCAGCTCtgaaaaaactgaagaaacaTCTACAGATTTTGAGGGAAAATATTTTGACACAAATATAATATTGAGCTGAGTTTTTCCTATATGAATGATCATTCATGTGTCAAGATAGAGATGGAAGTCAAGGAGAAAGAAAGACCTTTTTTTAGACTTTCAGGGACTCAGATGCCTACTACCTGCTTACTCATTTGaaggatataatatatatactggATAAGGGAAAGACAAAGTTACAGGAGTGGCGAATTGATGTGATCTTGTGTTCCAGCTCCAACTGTCCAGAGCCCTTGCTAAGAAGAGCCGTGAGTTTCTGTCCAGTCTCAGATGCAGGAGTACCTGGATTAACTAGTAACATTGGCCACAGGCCCCTGTTGCATATGCAGAGCCCCCCTGAATACCCACAGAGAAAAGAGCACAGAGGTCAAGACACCAAACACCAGCTCCCTTTGGGGAAGTGAGATGGGGCCTAGACCCATGGGACATCCAATTTGAACACTTCTGTATTGTATACATTTCTTGTGAGCACATACTACCTTCGTGAAAACAATACatgtaattacattttttaaatgtatgtattttgtatgtatattctaaatatatattttgtgtatttgtatgtattttaaatgtatgtatttactaTCCAAAGAAAACGAAAACCTAAATTCGAAAAGAtagatgcagggacttccctggtggcgcagtagttaacaatctgcctgccaatgcagaggacacgggttcgagccctggtaggggaagatcccacatgccacggagcaactaagcccatgtgccacaactactgcgctctagagcccgcaagccacaactactgagcccacgtgccacaactactgaagcctgtgtgcctaaagcccatgctccgcaacaagagaagccaccacaatgagaagcccgcgcaccacaacgaagagcagcccccactcgccgcagctagagaaagcccgagtgcaacaacaaagacccaacacagccataaataaataaataaataaataaatttatttgtttttaaaaaaagaaaagatagatgcAACCcaacattcacagcagcattatttacaatagccaagatatggaagcaacctaagtgtccatcaacagatgaatggataaagaagatgtagtatgtatatatacaatggaatactactcagccataaaaaatgaaattttgccatttgcagcaacatggatggacttgaagggtattatgctaagtgaaataagtcaaagaaagacaaatactgtatgatatcacttatatgtggaatctaaaaaataaaacagaaaagaaatagtgaatataacaaaaaagaaacagactcaaagatacagagaacaaactagtggttaccagtgggaagagggaaggggaaggggcaatatattggggtaggggattaagaggtacaaactactatgtataaaataaataagctacaaggatgtactgcacagtacagggaatataggcaatagtttataataactataaatggagtataacatttaaaaattatgaatcacaatgttatacacctgaaacatataatattgtaaaaaaactatacctcaattaaaaaaagtatgtatatattgtaTTTATACCTTTTGAGACAGTTCCAATTTTGGATATTTAATTAGTGGAACtaatcaagatgtcagttcttacCAATTTGATCTATAGATACAGTGCAAccccagtcaaaatcccagcaagttattttattttattttatttttgcggtacgtgggcctctcactgttgtggcctcttccgttgcagagcacaggctctggatgcacaggctcagcggccatggctcacgggcccagccgctccgtggcatgtgggatcctcccggaccggggcatgaacccgtgtcccctgcatcggcaggcggactctcaaccactgtgccaccaggaggCCTGGAATGTGTGCTTTAAACATGTATAATattgttataataaaaatataccaacaaatgaaacaaacaaagtGATAAGATGGATACAAGTCAGCCCTCCCTGACTGTGTTAGATGCCACAGAAACAAAGGACACAGTTCTCTCAGAGCACTTATCCAGTTTTCTTCTAGAGTGAACATGGTATTAAtatctctgctttttaaaaattattaactaaACTTCATGatttatttgcatttcatttttccATTAATGTCTTTTTGCTGCTCCAGGTTCCCGTCCAGGATAtcatattgcatttagttgtcatgtctccttaggcccCTCCAGGAGATTCCTGCATTTTAAACAGGGCTTAACCATCTGTCATTGGACAGTGATTCCTGCCAAAGAACCTGGGCCACCCATCCCCATGGGAGGTTGAAGACACTCACCCTGGCTCCTGGGTTCCGAGGACTTGTCTGATCTGCTGTTGCGAGCAGCACCGATTTTTccgttcctcttcctcctttctggGCAATACCGATGGTCTTTCCACCTGAGCTTTCACACAGCTGTCACCTAGTGGGCAGCGCTGCAGAGCCTGGGGCAGCCAGGCCCATCTGGTAGCTCTGCATTTATCACACGCCTGGAGCCTTCTCTGTCACTTGGGGGTGACTGACCTCTTGAATGAGAGGCCTCAGATGGCAAACAGGCTCCACCTGACTTTCACAATCAGTAAGAACTAGAAGCCCAGTGCTCTCCTTCTTATCTGttggcctcaaagaaaaagaaaacatccagACCCTCTTGCCAGCCCAGGGGAATGGGCTGGGGAGGACCCTCCATCTGAAGGTCCCGTCATTGCAGGGGGCTGTGTGGTGTGCCCACTCCAGGCCTCTATTTCCTGGTATTATCAATGTTTAACCACGGAGCAGGGAGCCAAGCCTGGCCTTTTACAGCCTCTGCTTTCTCCCAGTGAGGATCATGGCCTCCTGTGAACTCCTCACAAGAAGCTATAAAATAAGACCTTTGGAGGGTCACGGGTGGGGAAGGCAAGGCATGTGAGGCTGTGTGAGTGACCCAGAGAGGAAGAAGCGGGCCAGGTTGAACAGCGTTGAGTGGGAAGGGTTTGGTGGGGAAGCAGGAGTGAGGTGCTCCCCCAACCAGGCCACATGTATTCAATTCTGATCATCAGTGGGCTTttctacccccaccccccaggctccTTGCATCTCCAGCATCCCTTGGAGTTGGCTCAGTAAGGAGTAGGGTTCCCATTTCCCAAATGAAGCAGGTTGAATGAAGTCACATGACAGGTGCAAGCTCCTCTTCGAGTTAATATTGGTCAACGGTGTGAACGACAGAGAAAAGGAGATGCAACAGGGAACCTAGGGCCAGAACGGACTCCAGCTCCTCATCGTTTcgtaactcattcattcaataaatattacttgAACACCAACTGTGTGGACACAAGGTAAACAAGACAGGCAAGGACCCTGGTCTCCTGAAGCTCATACTCTAGGGGACAGACAGGCAACaaaaaagtaagtaaaacatAAGATAATTTCAGCTAGTGACAATTTCTGTGAATAATTTAAACAACAAAATGATACAGAAATGGATGGGGGGCTGTGATTACTATATTACTTTACTAAAAACTGAATGACAAAGAATTAACTATGCAAAGACCTGGGGCAGCACTGAAGAAATAATGAGCTTAACTAGtttgagaaacaaaaaaaaagggcaacGTAGTGATATGGGGAGGTGGCATGGGATAAAGTTGGAGGCTAGACAGAAACAGAACGTGAGGTAAAACAGAATAAGGAGTATGGATGtagagagaagccaccagaggTGACATGATCTGACTGACATTTATCCAAGATCACTTGGCCTGCTGGGTGGGGAATGGTTTGTAAGGGAGCGAGAGAGGAGATGGGAGACATTGGGAGGCTCTTGCATTCATCCAGGCAAGAGACAGTGGTGGTTTGGACCAGGATAATGACAGCAAAGATGGGGAGAAGTGgccagatgcagggtacattttGGAGAGAAAGGCAGCTGATAGATTTCGGAAGAAAGGAACTCTAACTCTCTTAAGCACAAAAGGAATTCGAAAGGAATTCGTTGGCTCATATAACTGGGAAGCGCAGAGTGGAGCTGTCCTTACGGATAGCTAGAACCAGGAGCCTGAAGAtcctttgctctttctctctaggtctcttcctgcttctctttGGGTATCAGGCTCATTCCCACAGGCTGGCCATCTCCTGGTAACTGGACCAGGCCGCAGGAAATCCAGGCTCACACCCTTACAGCTAGAGGAGGAAGGAGTCCCTCTTCTCAACTCCAGTTTGGCAGTTCCTGGGACAGGACCCTAATTGTCCTGGCCTGGGCCACATACCCACGTTTTGGATCAGTTGTTATGGCCAAGGGTGAAGTACTATGGATGCTAGCACAAATCTCATACCCATCGAGTAGCCAAGAGAGAAAGGCTGTGAGCTGGATAGCCATGCCAGTGTGGGTCCCTGAAGTGACCCCTTGACTACAATCCTCCCAGTCTGCCCTGGGGGAGTGTCCCCTTCAAGAGGTGCCTGCCCCATCTGAGGTTTTCCGCTCTTCtacctgtttctcttttcttcctcctcttactTTAGTTCTCTCTGCTATAGCTTATCCAATAACTATTATTCTgtgtctgctctgtgccaggattATGCTACTGATGAACAATCACAGTCATTGTCCCTGACTTCATGGAGACTGCAGTCTCATGGGAGTCACACAGGTAGTCACACCAGGGATCACGTAATTGATTGCTGTGTGATAAGGGCCATGAAGGAAACGTACACACAGAGATGAGAGAACATTGCCAACCCCTCCCTTCCTCATAGCTTCAAATATCACTTCCGGACAAATCAGTCCTACCTTGGACTCTCCTTTCTTGACCTCTCCAGTTCCTTGTCTCCCTCCCTGGGCAATTAGTAGTGGAGTGGAGTAGAAACAGCTTTGGACTTGCCCCTGCTATACTAAATCTACCACCTCATAACCCTTCTAATCTCAGTTTAAATATCATCCTGTCAGGGAAACATTCCACATCAGTTAAGACTTGTGATTGGTTCTGGgtaacaaagacccaatttcAGTGGTTAAAATACATAgggtttattttttcatataagaATTTCagaggtagggacttccctgctggtccagtgggtaagactccacactcccagtgcagggggcccaggtacGATCCTTTGTcggggaaccagatcccacatgcgtggcGCAACTAAgcgttcacatgccacaactaagaagcctgcatgctgcaactaaaaaaaaagatcccacaggcctcaacgaagatcccgcatgccacaactaagacctggtgcaggctaaataagtaaataaataaataaaactttttttttttttttttttttttttaagaatttcagaGGTAGACAGTTACTGATGTCAAAAGCTCAAGGAAATCAGTGCTGATTTCTGAGAATTCCCTCATGGTCCCAAGAAGGCTAATGCAGCCCCTGCCATGATGTCCAAGTTCCAagcagataaaaagaaaaaagggaagaaggacAAAAAGATGTGGCTATCAAGTATAATGGACAAATAACCTGCCAGAGAGTAAATCCAGACAACACGGAGAACTACAGAGAAGGACGGCATTCCCATAGAACAGTAGCGGGGCAGCCAGTGGGCTAACCAGGAAACTTTATTGTCAGGGGATCGTCACAGGTCATGCCCAGCAGGATTTGATAACCGTCATGGACCAGTGATGGCTACACAGACTGTAACAGAGCCTGCTAATTGTCCCCTAGAATacattcttcccttcctcctttttatAAAAGAACCCTCTGAATTTGAGCGTCATATGGCCACCCAGCTAGAGACTGCATTTCCCAGATCGCTTGGGGTGGTCCTTTGACTAAGTTTTGGACAAGAGATGAGAGTAGTATACTACTTCTGAAttactctctctctccttttttttttttttttgcaattatgtaaacttttaaattgaagtgtaacCTACATgcagaaaagtaaacaaatattaaGATCTGGCTTAGTGGATTTTTACATGTGAACACACCCATGTGTGGGAACATACACCCTctagatcaagaaatagaacattgcgAGAACGCAGAAGTCTTATTGTGTCCACTTCTGGTTACTAGCCCCCACAAAGACAACCACTGTCCTAACTTTTAATACCATAGGTtactttgcctgtttttatattttatgtaaatggaatcaatCGGTAGGTaatcttttgtgcctggcttctttgcTCGACATTATATTGTGGTATTCACCCATGTTGtgtgtagttgtggctcattcaTTCTTGTTTtcagaatattccattgtgtggctaTGCCACACTATTTTTATCTATGGATCCTATTTTTGTAAGAGAAATTTCAACCCAtcccttctttcttctgtctGGAACATGAATATGATGGTGGAAAGAACATCTAAAGGCAAGAGTCATTAAATTATAACGTATGGGCCAAATCTAACCtgcagcctgtttttgtaaatacagttttattggaacatggcGGTGCTCATTTGCTTATGTaatgtctatggctgcttttgcattcCATTAGAAGAAATGGGCAGTTGTAGCAATGATTATATtgtctgcaaagcctaaaatacttactgtgtggccctttacaggaaaatTTTGTGGACCCAGACAACAAGTTAGAAGGGCCTGGTTCCCTGGATAACCTCATGGAGCACAGCAGCCTACCTGCCCTGGAGCTGTCCACCTCTGGAGTGTTATGTGGGAGAGAGGTAAACTTTGGTATGATTTGAGGCACTGTGTTTGAGATATCTTTGTTACAGAAACTTAGTCTGTACTGTAACTAATACATACATTATTTATGCTCAGTGACTGCTGAATTAGTGAATGCCATGGTATCAGAAGAACTAAGTTCTAGTCTAGTTCACCTTTGCTATGACCAGCCTTAGGGCCTTGGACCTTGAACCTCTTTTTCTTATCAAACCATATAAACTTCAAAGAGGAGTAAAAAGGAAACGTATCTAAGAAATTATTACCAGGAGGGGTCAATTGTGTAATGACGAAATCCAGGCCCTTTAAACTCAGTAGGTTTTTCACCTGGGGTTAACCAGTTAGCTTTTCTGCTAAATAAATAATAGGTAAAGCCCAATATGAAGGGAGGAACCCTTTTCCTAAGAAAAGGTAGGGAAACACCCATTGAGCTGTCCAGGGTCTTGACCTCTCAGTTCAGGGCACTTTAATCTGATCCCAGGGTTAAAGTGCCAGGTAGGATCCTACCCTAAGCTCCAGGGACCTAAGGGTAAGCATCTTCCTGCTTCTCAACCTCCTGCCTCCCCACATCGAAGATGTGATGTTTGCTaaagctgacagccagcaaaggCTTCAAGGTGCTGGAGACTGCTCTATATTTCCAGGTCAGGCTGTTCTGTTCCTTGGGGTGGGTCATTCACTGTCAGCTGATACCAAGTGGGTGGACAAGCCCTTGGCTTACTGTTtgttctttccttcattttctcaaACATCACTTACACTCAGAAGCCAATTTAATCATTCAGTTTGAACAATTCTGCCAAGTTCCCAAAAGCAGCACATTCTCTTCTCAGTAAACTTCATAGAAAGTGAAATGAAATCCAAAAGTGGTGATGTAAGAAAATGATAACACACAGGATAACCCAGCAGAGATACAAGGATGTTCATTGGAACATTgtttaaagaggttaaaaaaaatctaaatatccaAGAAGAGGGGAGGGGTTAAATTATAGTACATTTGGAACCAATACTTCTTCTAGgggccaattttttaaaattaattaattaattaatttatggctatgttggatcttcgtttctgcctaagggctctctccagttgtggcaagcgggggccactcttcatcgtggtgcacgggcctctcactattgcggcctctcttgttgcggagcacaggctccacatgcgcaggctcagtaattgtggctcacgggcccagctgctccgcggcatgtgggatcctcccagaccagggctcgaaccggcgtcccctgcattggcgggcagattctcaaccattgcgccaccagggaagccctctaggggCCAATTTTTATATTAAACCCAGAGGAGAGAAACATATAGTAGAATTAGTGAGGAGATTTTCTGAAAAGGTGTGGCAATTTAGCCCAAAATTATTGGTGCTTAAGCACTGACTTGATGCCTCCATCTGTGGTAGGGTGGTTGAGAAAAAAGATGGGTATCCAAAGGGAAGACATCGTTATACTGAAATAAAATCATCTCAGTGATCAGATGCATTTTCAACAGACGTGGATTTTGCTGGAAGCATTTCAGAAACATTTGCAAAGTATTGGAAGT
This sequence is a window from Mesoplodon densirostris isolate mMesDen1 chromosome 4, mMesDen1 primary haplotype, whole genome shotgun sequence. Protein-coding genes within it:
- the SLC51B gene encoding organic solute transporter subunit beta yields the protein MGYNEELTGAPPGTEVPQELLEEMLWVFRVEDATPWNSSMFVLVAVVVVISIVFLRRNIQANRNRKRLPPEKQTPEVLYLAEARNKDDNNLTTLRETLLSEKPKVAQAEVDVNDSNVPPVILPDP